From the Toxotes jaculatrix isolate fToxJac2 chromosome 15, fToxJac2.pri, whole genome shotgun sequence genome, one window contains:
- the gpr1 gene encoding G-protein coupled receptor 1, translating to MVDFVEDYDNYTYEYYQEYGNLEDLKVEHSQREPTHIISVVIYITSFVLGVIGNGTVIWVTTFKSKKTVNSVWLLNLAIADFVFVLFLPFCIDYILRDFHWNFGVAMCKINSFVSVMNMYASVLFLTVLSIDRYVSLVHLNWSERYRTVARAWVVCGCIWVIAGAMSCPALIFRDTIRLHDKVVCFNNFHAQDGKMAAMTHIIIVVIRTTVGFLLPFTAICVTGILLTIKVNQSGDSFRMSSFSKTVTAVILAFFLCWAPFHTFSLMELSVHSSLYLHNILKTGFPLATSLGFFNSCINPLLYMLLSKKVRRILKRAVLDLTKRSLRELSQSISATEIESVPELPQDSVPEEPVALSTL from the coding sequence ATGGTTGACTTCGTCGAGGACTATGATAACTACACCTATGAATACTACCAGGAGTATGGCAACTTGGAAGATCTTAAAGTAGAACACAGTCAGAGGGAACCAACGCACATTATCTCAGTGGTTATCTACATTACTTCCTTTGTGCTTGGTGTGATTGGAAATGGAACTGTTATTTGGGTGACAACgtttaaaagcaaaaagactGTCAACAGTGTGTGGTTGCTCAATCTAGCCATAgcagactttgtgtttgtgctttttctaCCGTTCTGCATTGATTACATCCTGCGGGACTTCCACTGGAACTTTGGTGTGGCCATGTGTAAGATTAATTCATTTGTGTCCGTGATGAACATGTATGCCAGTGTGCTCTTTCTTACAGTGCTCAGCATAGACAGGTATGTTTCTCTGGTCCACCTCAACTGGTCTGAGAGGTATCGCACTGTAGCGAGAGCCTGGGTTGTATGTGGCTGCATATGGGTCATAGCTGGAGCCATGAGCTGTCCTGCGCTGATTTTTCGCGACACCATACGCTTGCATGACAAAGTGGTGTGCTTCAACAACTTCCATGCACAGGACGGAAAGATGGCAGCCATGACACACATTATAATAGTGGTCATCCGTACCACTGTGGGCTTCCTTCTGCCGTTTACTGCTATATGTGTGACAGGAATACTTCTTACAATCAAAGTGAATCAATCTGGGGACTCATTTCGCATGTCTAGCTTCTCCAAAACAGTCACTGCAGTAATTCTCGCATTCTTTTTATGCTGGGCACCTTTTCATACTTTTAGCTTAATGGAGTTATCAGTGCATTCCTCATTATACCTACACAACATACTGAAAACTGGCTTTCCTCTTGCCACCAGCTTAGGCTTTTTTAACAGTTGCATTAACCCCCTGCTGTATATGCTCTTGAGCAAAAAGGTTCGTCGTATCCTGAAACGTGCAGTGCTGGATCTAACTAAGAGGTCACTGAGAGAGCTCAGCCAGTCAATCTCTGCCACTGAGATTGAGTCTGTGCCAGAACTTCCTCAAGACAGTGTCCCAGAGGAGCCTGTGGCGTTATCAACTCTATGA